The DNA region TGCTTCTTGAAAGAGGACCCGGCTCGACCGTTTCCACCGGCGCCAATAACACGCTGCGCTGGGATCACAATCTGACACCAATCGACGTCCCTGGACTGTCCGGAGACATCGCAACCTACGATCTCTGGAACGAATATTTGTGCACCGACACTGCTGGATACGCCTCCTGCGCGCTTGGCGGTGGTGTTTCAATTAACTACATGGTCTTCGTCCACCCTCCAGACCACGACTTTAACGATAAATGGCCTCAGGGATGGAAGTGGGAAGATGTGGCACCGGCGGCGGAAAGATTATACCAGCGGAACCCTGGAAGCACCTTGCCTTCTGCTGATGGCAAGTATTACGACCAGGGACTGTACAATGTCTTCTCGAATTTCTTGGACAATCTTGGCTGGAAATCCGTCGACATGATCGCCCAGCCGAACGAGAAACACCAGGTCTACAGTCACCCGGCATGGAACATCAAGGACCAAATGCGTGCTGGCCCTGTCCGCACTTATCTCCCTCTGATCCAGCACAATGACCGGTTTACCCTGAGCCTCGGCACCAAAGTCATTCGTCTAGTCCGTTCAGGAAGCCAGGTCACCGGAGTCGAAGTCGAGACTGCTTCTGGTCAAACCGAAATCATCACGCTGGCCTGTAATGGCCGTGTTGTTCTTGCTTCAGGAGCTCTCTCCACACCGCGTGTACTTTTCAACTCCGGCATCGGTCCAAAGGCGCAGATTGAAACGGCTCAGAAGTCTGGCGTCACGGTTCCTTCTCAGGAAGAATGGATCGATCTGCCCGTGGGCGTTGGCCTCAAAGATCACAACATCTTTTCCCTCACCGTCAAAACCAACGGAACCTTCGGCTTGCTCGACTCCTCAAGCGTCCTGAACGGAAGTGACGTTGCCAACATCTCTCAATACAAAAAGCACAACGGCGTTCTGACTCAAGGCAAGCATCGCTTGATCTTCCATACTTCTAACGAGGTCGACGGCCAAACCCGCTACTACCAGGGCTCCTGCGCCCCCGACGACGACAGCACCATCAGCCTCAGCGTCTATATGACCCACGGCCTAACCTCATCCGGCATTTTGGGAATCaatgaaaaaggaaagactGTCACGGAGAAGTCGCCGTATATGCAGACCGCCGGAGACCGCAAAGCCGCCAGGATCTTCATCCAACAACTCGTTGACGACCTCACGGCACCTTCCACCGGCTTCAAACTAGAATCGTACACCAATGTCTCTGCAGTTGTCGAGGCGCACAGCCCTGGTGGGCACTACACTGGCACGGCCAGGTTGGGAACGGATGACGGCCGCAACGGTGGATCGGCAGTTGTTGATACTAATGCCAAGGTATATGGCATGGACAATCTGGTAGGTTTATTCCAATGTCCCCGTTTTAATACAATAGCACTAACGCGGACTACAGTACATTGTCGACGCTAGTATTCACCCTGATGTCCCTACCGGTAACACAATGGCCATTACGATGGTCGTCGCTGAGGCAGCAGTTTCTAAAATACTCGCTCAGAACTAGGGTTTTTCACTCGGTTGAACAGTAACTCGTCGTTATCATGCTGCTATGTCTGTTAGGTTGTTTTTTTCTGGATAATCTTCTTTTCAGTGCCATATTTCGATCTAGTAGTATACACTTTTCATATGACACCTTTTTGGCTTTTGTATGTAGTCATTCTTCTTGTCTAATTGAGTTTCTTTGGCGAACTTGGAGTGGGAAACAGGGCATCCCGTCTGCTTAGCCGTACTCGGACATATTGAGCGCAGTTAACAGTtatttttgcttctttctcaTTGCCGATTCAAAGGTGGATGCGATCAAGTTTGGTGCAGGTTAGTCTACATATAAATTCCCTCTATACAACGATGCCTAGTAATGAGAACCCTTATTTTTCCTCCTTGGCATGATTGCCGAAAGACTACAAAGCCTTCAGGGACATCACCAAGAAGTACTCCTATTAGTTAGCATAAAATATATATGCTAGTCATATTCTATTCGTAAACTCTGGAGCCGCTTAGAGCGAGGCTGAGCTCCGCATTGCTCGGCCTTGTCAATCACTTCTCACTCACTTTCCTTATATTTTGTACGGAATGCATCTACTTCTGTTCCCCATTTGGGAAAGTCATGTGACGCTCCGCACTAACCTTATCTGGAACCCCCACTATGAATTTAGATCTTATCGAAAGCGGATCTCGTACACTGAATTATACCCAATCCCCAACCCTCACGCAATGGCAGACGAAATCGACGTCGGCGACATCTTTCATGACCCCGAGGGGTACTACCCCCCGGAGAAAGAACCCACCTTCGCAGAGCACCACATGCTCTCGGGCCAAACAGTGCGCGTGCGCCTAGTCGGAAGCCACCCACTCTACGTACGTGCGCCAGTTTAAATTTACACTATCCCTATTCCCATAACTGACTTCTAGAGGTCTAGGGCGATTTACTCTGGAACGCCGGCCGAACGAGCTCGCACTACCTCGAACAACACCGCGATCTGGTGGACAGGAAGAATGTGCTGGAGATCGGTGCTGCGGCAGGCGTGCCCAGCATCGTGAGTGCAATTCTGGGCGCGAAGACAACCGTTATGACGGATTATCCGGATCCGGATCTTGTGGAGAATATGCGGTATAATGCCGAGCTTGCTGCGCCGTCGATCGACTCGAGCAAATCGTCGTTGTATGTCGAGGGGTATAAATGGGGGAATACCGTTGAGCCATTGGTCGCGCACTTGCCCGATAACCAGACGACATTCGATACATTGATTATGGCAGACGTGGTATACAGCCACCGCGAACACCCGAACCTGATCAAGACGATGCAGATGACGCTGAAGAAATCGCCGGAGGCAGTCGCTTTGGTTATTTTTACGCCGTATGAGCCGTGGCTGTTGCCCAAAACGGAGAAGTTTTTCCCGCTGGCGGAGGAGAATGGGTTTACGGTGACAAAGATCTTTCAGAAGCTTATGGATGATGTGCTATTTGAGGATGATCCTGGTGATGAAACGCTGCGGAAAACGGTGTTTGGGTATGAGCTTCGGTGGGCTCCGGAGCGGTTGAATTGATGACTTATGAAACGAGAAGACGACTAAAAGTTTGGTTTATAGCATAGACATGAGTACGAGTACATAAATAGAGTAAAGAAGAGTAAAGAATCGTCTTATCTGTTTTGGGATCTGGAATGTAGATATTTATCGACTTCAGTCACATGCCCCGCGACcccgcaaaaaaaaaaaaaaggccgCAGCATcataacataacatcaacatcaacaacacCGTCAAAATGCCGGTATGCTAACAAATCAATCCCCCCTGTCTTAAACGAGCATACTAATAACCACAGCTAATAATTCTCTCCGGCTACCCCTCCTCGGGCCTAACTCACCGAGCAACCCAACTCGcctccctcctccagaaAACCCAAGACGACCTCTTCGCCTCCGGCGCGATCGACCCCTCCCGCCCACGCTACAAAGTAACTGTCGTACCGACCCATGATGCCTCGCACCCACGAAGCGTCTACGACAACGCGCGGACGGAGAAGATGGCGCGCGGGGTTGCGTATGCAAGAGCGAAGAGGGCGCTGGGAAAGGATACGTTTGTAATTCTGGATGGGATGAATTATATCAAGGGGTATCGGTATCAGCTTTGGTGTGAGGCGAAGGCTGTGGGAACTACTTGTTGTGTTGTGCGTACCTTGTGCTCAAGTTTGGGATATAAAGAGGTTGCTAATGATAGTAATGATAGGTCCACGTCGGAACACCAATCGAGCAATGCCGCGCGAACAATGAAGCCAAGCTAAAACGACAAGCCGAAAAGACCCCCGAGCAGGAATCATCTGGAGACCCAAGCGAAGACGAAGGATACCCTCCCGAACTCCTCGAGAACCTCATCTTCCGCTACGAAGAACCAAGCACCCACAGCCGCTGGGACAAGCCCCTCTTCACAGTCCCGTATTTCGACGCAGAGCCCCCGATCGCAGATATCTGGACAGCACTTACTGGAATCCCACATCCATCGGCGACCGCCCCACAAACTTCAAGCATAACGccagcaccaacagcatccaTCAAGACAACCTCCGACACAGACAGCATCGCAACAGGCGCCACCGGCGCACCAGGAACAGGCCTCCTAACCCGCACACGCCCGAAGATAAAACCCCACGCCGCAACCGTCCTCCCAACAGCCACCGACTCCTCCGCCCTGTACTCGCTCGAAAAACGCACCTCGGCAATAATCTCCTCCATCCGCACATTTACCCTCTCAAACCCCTTCGCAACAGCAATCCTCTCGAATCTTCCACCTAACGCACCCAACGGGATAACGATTGAAATCCCCGACGTCTCAACGCCGATATTCATACCCGCGCACGTCGCAGCGCTGGGATCTACGGATGAACTAGCAGGTGCGGGAGGCGTGTTAGCGCTGCCGAGACTACAGAGGCTGAAGAGGCAGTGGATAGGGCTGAACCGGGCATATGTGGGAAATTACTCGGGGGGGAAAGGCGGCGCGTtgagggaggaggaggtaGGGGGTGCGTTTGTGAGGTTCTTGAATGCGGAGTTCGCCGGCGAGGGTTCTTagtttcttttcttgggTAGCATATTGGTTTGGTAGATTCGGAGAAAAGTTGGTTTTATGAGCTAGGTATATAAAGCATAGCGTTATCATGTTCACGATTATAATACTGATACCATGGATAGAGGAACAAGACCATTGAATTGATTAACGAAGTTCCAGTCATCAAACAAACAAATATACGGAAGGAAAGAAGTATTCAAAACAGAATAATCATTCATATCTCATTCTCATCTCATAAGTCATAAGTCATCATCACGAAAGTTGAACAGGCGTCATCTATGCAACCCTAATCAAGACGAGCAAGCACAAGCCGAAAAGAAAAGCGCATCATTCAAAAAACCGAAAAATCAAAATCAAATGAGTGAGAAGTCAATCGCTAAAAAACGCTCGAATCCAGTAACAATAATAAAGCACAGAAAACACATACAAGCAAACACGAACAACGCAGAAATACATAAAAACTTGAACAGAACAGTAATAACTAACGACAAAACAGAAAACCTCCATTCAGTCCCTTCTCATTTTTGCTTTCCCCCTTTTTTTGttgtttccttttcctttttcttttttttgtctgGTCTGGGCTGACCTGGCTTTTGTGTATCCCTTGCCTTGTATGATTCCGGTGTGTTTTTGTCGAGGATGTCAATCTCAATGTTGGAATcgaaagaagaaaataaagATAAAACGATGGTAAAAGTGAAGTTGAtcaaacaaaggaaatgatCAAAAGAACGTGAAAATAGAGCATCGACAAAGGAAAAGTAGAAAGTAAAGAATGATAAAGACAAGCAGTACTTGTATGGTCGAATTCCAGTCGTCATGTTGGAAACATGGATGCTTCCTAGGGAGGTATGCATTAAACCTCAGAACATCATCAACTCAGACCTCTTGTTAATGAGCAAGAGCAAGTGAGCAAGTCTGCCCTCGACGACTGCAGATTGGAATCAATCctggaaaaaagaaatccgTGGTGGAAGAAAGCGAATGGCAAAGAAATCCTCGGGAAAACGGTTCACAGGAATATGAACATGGAACATGCGAATGGCAAAATCCTGGCTGGCCTGACGGGAcataaagagaaaagaaaaggaaatgcaCGGGCTGGTTCCGCGACTTGCAGTATCTCTTTCGAGAAAAGACTACCCATGGCTGGATCACGAGAGTCTGGTTTTTCTCCACTagacaacgacaacaacaacatcgTACAACAATTTTTGTTTTCTCCTGGAATCATCTCCTGGTAAATCTCCAAAGGTAAATATCCGGAAGGGACAAGGTGTGGTGCTACCATTTAAGCAAGACCACTAGCCAGCTTCGCCGCAGTCTGACTGGCCTCAATATGCCGGTAGTTCAATCCCAGGGTAATAAGCTCCTGAAGGCTGGCATTAACCTTCTCATGCATTCCGGAATCTTGCGGCATGATCTTGCTAATCTCCTCGAGCAGCCGCGAGCGGCAGTTGTAATAGTTGCGCTCTGCGTTCTGCAGGCGTTGTCCGTGGTGCGCGGTGGCCTGGTGGGCAGCCTTAATGGCGCTGGTCTGCGAGGTCGACCGGGTACGCTTCATGGTGGTTGTTCCCGAGGGACCGAGCACGCGCTTCTTGCGGCCCAggttctcctttttcttggATGCATGGCTGGAGGTGGAGGATGTGGGAGAGGTCTCGGGGGAGCTGGGGTGCTCGGAGGAAGTGTAGTCGTGGACTCTGCGCATGTGGTCATAGAGGTTCCAGCGGCGGGGGAAGCCGTAGCCTGGGACAGAACGGTCGCATCCTTCGAAGAGGCAGAGGTGGGGGTTGTCGCCGTGGCCGTGGAGGCCGTGGGCTTCGCGCTCGTGACGGAAGAGGCAGGCGTTGGAGGAGAATTGGAGCTGGGCGTCCATGCAGGCGGGGACCTTGCAGCGGTAAGGCTTGAGGTGCGAGTCAAGGTATTTACTGTTTAATATTAGCATCGTTTTGTGTCTCGAAGGAGTAGGGGAGTAGGCGACATACTGATAAGCGCACTTCTGGGTAGTAGGCGGGTGGCTGCAAGGCTTCTCGCCGTTGCCAAATGGGCAGTAGTACTTTCCATCACTGTTGGTGGGCAAAGAGTAGTAAGGGTGGTCACGGGGGTTCTTCATATCCGTGCTGTCCTTGGATCCACGGCGAGCGGGCAGAGGGTGGAAGAATTCCTCCTGCTTCATCTGCTGAGGAGGGGTCTGCAACG from Aspergillus chevalieri M1 DNA, chromosome 2, nearly complete sequence includes:
- a CDS encoding uncharacterized protein (CAZy:AA3;~CAZy:AA8;~COG:E;~EggNog:ENOG410PKE9;~InterPro:IPR012132,IPR036188,IPR000172,IPR007867;~PFAM:PF05199,PF00732,PF13450;~SECRETED:SignalP(1-22);~go_function: GO:0016614 - oxidoreductase activity, acting on CH-OH group of donors [Evidence IEA];~go_function: GO:0050660 - flavin adenine dinucleotide binding [Evidence IEA];~go_process: GO:0055114 - oxidation-reduction process [Evidence IEA]) encodes the protein MRFRQTSSLVAAAIGVMSSAAAFENNAYDYIVVGGGPSGIIAAERFVEAGHKVLLLERGPGSTVSTGANNTLRWDHNLTPIDVPGLSGDIATYDLWNEYLCTDTAGYASCALGGGVSINYMVFVHPPDHDFNDKWPQGWKWEDVAPAAERLYQRNPGSTLPSADGKYYDQGLYNVFSNFLDNLGWKSVDMIAQPNEKHQVYSHPAWNIKDQMRAGPVRTYLPLIQHNDRFTLSLGTKVIRLVRSGSQVTGVEVETASGQTEIITLACNGRVVLASGALSTPRVLFNSGIGPKAQIETAQKSGVTVPSQEEWIDLPVGVGLKDHNIFSLTVKTNGTFGLLDSSSVLNGSDVANISQYKKHNGVLTQGKHRLIFHTSNEVDGQTRYYQGSCAPDDDSTISLSVYMTHGLTSSGILGINEKGKTVTEKSPYMQTAGDRKAARIFIQQLVDDLTAPSTGFKLESYTNVSAVVEAHSPGGHYTGTARLGTDDGRNGGSAVVDTNAKVYGMDNLYIVDASIHPDVPTGNTMAITMVVAEAAVSKILAQN
- the efm7 gene encoding putative nicotinamide N-methyltransferase Nnt1 (COG:S;~EggNog:ENOG410PNHF;~InterPro:IPR029063,IPR019410,IPR025784;~PFAM:PF10294), which translates into the protein MADEIDVGDIFHDPEGYYPPEKEPTFAEHHMLSGQTVRVRLVGSHPLYGDLLWNAGRTSSHYLEQHRDLVDRKNVLEIGAAAGVPSIVSAILGAKTTVMTDYPDPDLVENMRYNAELAAPSIDSSKSSLYVEGYKWGNTVEPLVAHLPDNQTTFDTLIMADVVYSHREHPNLIKTMQMTLKKSPEAVALVIFTPYEPWLLPKTEKFFPLAEENGFTVTKIFQKLMDDVLFEDDPGDETLRKTVFGYELRWAPERLN
- a CDS encoding putative RNA polymerase II Elongator complex associated protein Kti12 (BUSCO:EOG09263L9T;~COG:F;~EggNog:ENOG410PNHT;~InterPro:IPR027417,IPR013641;~PFAM:PF08433), producing MPLIILSGYPSSGLTHRATQLASLLQKTQDDLFASGAIDPSRPRYKVTVVPTHDASHPRSVYDNARTEKMARGVAYARAKRALGKDTFVILDGMNYIKGYRYQLWCEAKAVGTTCCVVHVGTPIEQCRANNEAKLKRQAEKTPEQESSGDPSEDEGYPPELLENLIFRYEEPSTHSRWDKPLFTVPYFDAEPPIADIWTALTGIPHPSATAPQTSSITPAPTASIKTTSDTDSIATGATGAPGTGLLTRTRPKIKPHAATVLPTATDSSALYSLEKRTSAIISSIRTFTLSNPFATAILSNLPPNAPNGITIEIPDVSTPIFIPAHVAALGSTDELAGAGGVLALPRLQRLKRQWIGLNRAYVGNYSGGKGGALREEEVGGAFVRFLNAEFAGEGS
- a CDS encoding uncharacterized protein (TransMembrane:2 (o19-40i47-65o)), with the translated sequence MHTSLGSIHVSNMTTGIRPYKYCLSLSFFTFYFSFVDALFSRSFDHFLCLINFTFTIVLSLFSSFDSNIEIDILDKNTPESYKARDTQKPGQPRPDKKKKKEKETTKKGGKQK
- a CDS encoding putative C2H2 finger domain protein (COG:S;~EggNog:ENOG410PPUY;~InterPro:IPR013087), producing MSHIQTDSRRLALSQTALRNMDQFSQPRHAPIGFTNLASLKVEDDDLSSQDNYSLCSSTNAHGNPWSLSDADVEAGPVSKAESPEVQMLSFNFSQQLVPSTVGPSEVMYQPGSDFQVIQDNEMDFSQSRGDFNAYSAFLDFSAFDNDSSVHNGSQSCTDDSLSVGHSSHMDDGQMSANDAWNSMLHRTSLDGLPSSIFQTAPVSPPLTEASNDFSVTSSCSQSGYPSFMTQDDAMLKDVTATPSLSSHGINLGDPLFPLTPPLNEQDPNRTIRPSKQARRPALQTPPQQMKQEEFFHPLPARRGSKDSTDMKNPRDHPYYSLPTNSDGKYYCPFGNGEKPCSHPPTTQKCAYHKYLDSHLKPYRCKVPACMDAQLQFSSNACLFRHEREAHGLHGHGDNPHLCLFEGCDRSVPGYGFPRRWNLYDHMRRVHDYTSSEHPSSPETSPTSSTSSHASKKKENLGRKKRVLGPSGTTTMKRTRSTSQTSAIKAAHQATAHHGQRLQNAERNYYNCRSRLLEEISKIMPQDSGMHEKVNASLQELITLGLNYRHIEASQTAAKLASGLA